In Stenotrophomonas sp. 610A2, one DNA window encodes the following:
- a CDS encoding pilus assembly PilX family protein, which produces MNRSFNRNRLAVPARQQGVTLMVVLILLVILSILGVAILRSTSMQDRMSANMRDRSLALQGAETALRYAQDQVLAGAANDVWAGAVPVAADCTASGICPTGSTATWKSVPAGSYDSKLAAAPQYWIEYLGIAPGYRGSCDTMPPSPDCESPMFRITARSQSQGRANVELQANVSSRTPTPGQ; this is translated from the coding sequence ATGAACCGGTCTTTCAATCGCAACCGGTTGGCGGTGCCTGCACGGCAGCAGGGTGTGACCTTGATGGTCGTGCTGATTCTGCTGGTGATCCTTTCGATACTGGGGGTCGCCATCCTGCGTAGCACTTCGATGCAGGATCGCATGAGCGCGAACATGCGTGACCGTAGTCTCGCGTTGCAGGGGGCCGAGACGGCTTTGCGTTATGCGCAGGACCAGGTTCTGGCCGGGGCTGCCAATGATGTATGGGCGGGTGCGGTGCCAGTAGCTGCCGATTGCACTGCGTCGGGTATCTGTCCCACCGGCTCCACGGCCACCTGGAAGAGCGTGCCTGCCGGCAGTTACGACTCGAAGCTGGCGGCGGCGCCACAGTATTGGATCGAGTATCTGGGGATTGCGCCGGGATATAGGGGCAGCTGCGACACGATGCCGCCGTCACCTGATTGCGAAAGCCCGATGTTTCGCATCACCGCGCGCAGCCAGTCGCAAGGTCGCGCCAATGTGGAGTTGCAGGCCAATGTGTCCAGCCGCACTCCGACGCCAGGGCAGTAA